Proteins from a single region of Nocardiopsis dassonvillei subsp. dassonvillei DSM 43111:
- a CDS encoding AraC family transcriptional regulator → MDPLSDMLSGIRSAGASVSQASLEPPWTIRFTGGAPLTMLTVISGGGSVVMSDGTALAISAGDTALVRGPDPFHLADSPASPRRPHRDHEIDCLDPDAGGGPVSAHPVGLPRLDGLRDGGPGGGLPTGLPDGGLPDGAPEGATTLLVAAYRATRSRHERLLRTLPRTLVLTEDAESVFWLEAARDALSRRHLPGGQALVDRVVDMGLVCSLACWFEQEGADAPAWYRGAVDPVTGPALEAVHRRPHEPWTVGALAARAGVSRALFAKRFTEVVGQSPLGYLTEWRMYTAEELLSDPDLSVAKVAGAVGYADPSSFSTAFKRLRGLSPREFRLRNLLPETGTAPGTGAGSSP, encoded by the coding sequence ATGGACCCTTTGAGCGACATGCTCAGCGGCATCCGCTCCGCCGGAGCCTCCGTCAGCCAGGCCTCGCTGGAACCGCCCTGGACGATCCGCTTCACCGGCGGCGCGCCGCTGACCATGCTGACGGTGATCAGCGGCGGCGGTTCGGTGGTCATGTCCGACGGGACGGCCCTCGCGATCAGCGCGGGCGACACCGCGCTCGTGCGCGGCCCCGACCCCTTCCACCTCGCGGACAGCCCCGCCTCGCCGCGCCGCCCCCACCGGGACCACGAGATCGACTGCCTCGACCCGGACGCCGGGGGCGGGCCGGTCAGCGCTCACCCGGTCGGTCTCCCCCGGCTCGACGGCCTCCGGGACGGCGGCCCCGGCGGCGGACTCCCCACCGGGCTCCCGGACGGCGGCCTCCCCGACGGGGCTCCCGAGGGCGCCACCACCCTCCTCGTCGCCGCCTACCGGGCCACCCGGAGCCGCCACGAGCGGCTGCTGCGCACCCTGCCGCGCACGCTGGTCCTCACCGAGGACGCCGAGAGCGTCTTCTGGCTCGAAGCGGCGAGGGACGCCCTGTCCCGGCGCCACCTCCCGGGCGGCCAGGCCCTGGTCGACCGCGTCGTGGACATGGGGCTGGTGTGCAGCCTGGCCTGCTGGTTCGAGCAGGAGGGCGCCGACGCCCCGGCCTGGTACCGGGGGGCCGTGGACCCGGTGACCGGTCCCGCTCTGGAGGCCGTCCACCGGCGTCCGCACGAGCCATGGACGGTGGGCGCGCTGGCCGCCCGGGCGGGGGTGTCGCGCGCGCTGTTCGCCAAGCGCTTCACCGAGGTCGTGGGCCAGTCGCCCCTGGGCTACCTGACCGAGTGGCGGATGTACACCGCCGAGGAGCTGCTGTCGGACCCCGACCTGAGCGTGGCGAAGGTGGCCGGGGCCGTGGGCTACGCCGACCCCTCCTCGTTCAGCACGGCCTTCAAACGGCTGCGGGGGCTGAGCCCGCGCGAGTTCCGCCTGCGGAACCTGCTGCCCGAGACCGGCACCGCCCCTGGAACCGGCGCCGGGTCCAGCCCCTGA
- a CDS encoding helix-turn-helix transcriptional regulator, producing MTDPSRWETGLPALVLAAAALLGGAAGLLIAPHAAAVVLASTLVQLGATALGWRLTGRSAVVTGVVAVVTLGIALEPTLRELLRLGAVPWTVLALAFGTLNLVRRARSTTELVSGVALSSAAAAVSAVVTAQGGAPLVPSLLASSVPVLGGALVATVQRLNEARRDRLSRPVVPPISTGADTGDARQALLLVALRAESMLTAARDATAAAQARDLRTVALQGLNVPGAASGPRLTVRIDVAAAGAEGEQEAPEPDRVETPALSEREGEIARLLTTGASNARIARELYLSEATVKGHVSRMMRRFDCGNRTQLALMAARWFG from the coding sequence GTGACCGACCCGAGCCGATGGGAAACCGGCCTGCCCGCCCTCGTGCTGGCCGCCGCCGCCCTGCTCGGCGGCGCGGCGGGTCTGCTGATCGCGCCCCACGCCGCCGCCGTCGTCCTGGCCTCGACCCTCGTGCAACTGGGCGCCACCGCGCTGGGCTGGCGGCTCACCGGCCGTTCCGCGGTGGTGACCGGCGTGGTCGCGGTCGTGACCCTGGGCATCGCCCTCGAACCCACTCTCCGCGAACTGCTGCGGCTGGGCGCGGTTCCCTGGACCGTCCTGGCGCTCGCCTTCGGCACCCTCAACCTCGTGCGCCGGGCCCGGAGCACGACCGAGCTGGTGTCCGGTGTGGCGCTGTCGTCGGCGGCCGCGGCCGTGTCGGCGGTCGTCACCGCGCAGGGCGGAGCCCCCCTGGTGCCGAGCCTGCTCGCCTCGTCGGTTCCGGTCCTGGGCGGTGCCCTGGTGGCCACCGTGCAGCGGCTCAACGAGGCACGCCGGGACAGGCTGTCGCGCCCCGTCGTCCCGCCGATCTCGACCGGAGCCGACACGGGGGACGCCCGGCAGGCGCTTCTCCTGGTGGCGCTGCGGGCGGAGAGCATGTTGACGGCCGCGCGCGACGCGACCGCCGCGGCCCAGGCACGCGACCTGCGCACGGTCGCACTACAGGGGCTCAACGTGCCCGGCGCCGCCTCCGGGCCGAGGCTGACCGTGCGCATCGACGTGGCGGCCGCCGGAGCGGAGGGGGAACAGGAGGCCCCCGAACCCGACAGGGTGGAGACGCCGGCCCTGTCGGAGCGCGAGGGCGAGATCGCGCGCCTGCTGACCACGGGCGCCTCCAACGCGCGGATCGCCCGCGAGCTCTACCTGAGCGAGGCCACCGTCAAGGGGCACGTGTCCCGGATGATGCGCCGTTTCGACTGCGGCAACCGCACCCAGCTCGCCCTGATGGCCGCCCGGTGGTTCGGCTGA
- a CDS encoding PepSY domain-containing protein produces the protein MQTKTIIILSSAAAAGLLAVGTVGYLVAGDPEQEVAPIALTGVTAGTDSETGGNGQSQQSEPSTRTVDGLEQLVGELRAGDDVDDWSVSGVEVDFGPEEWLLTNPELEDFDGNGTVEPLLDELRGLEGTEVTLGVRYEDDDDDEGEDRDDADVFTVNGTAFRDTDGGPAPWQNTGEQAAADRETVSANAAAAVGEGATTVDVERQDEDGWDGWEAEVRGADGQEYDVILDAAGEAVDVRAED, from the coding sequence ATGCAGACCAAGACCATCATCATCCTCTCCTCCGCCGCGGCCGCCGGGCTGCTGGCCGTGGGCACGGTCGGCTACCTGGTCGCCGGCGACCCCGAGCAGGAGGTGGCCCCGATCGCGCTCACCGGCGTCACCGCCGGGACCGACTCCGAGACGGGCGGGAACGGGCAGTCGCAGCAGAGCGAGCCCTCGACCCGGACGGTCGACGGGCTGGAGCAGCTCGTGGGCGAGCTGCGCGCCGGGGACGACGTCGACGACTGGTCCGTGTCCGGGGTCGAGGTCGACTTCGGTCCGGAGGAGTGGCTGCTGACCAACCCCGAGCTGGAGGACTTCGACGGCAACGGCACCGTCGAGCCGCTCCTGGACGAGCTGCGCGGCCTGGAGGGCACCGAGGTCACCCTGGGCGTGCGCTACGAGGACGACGATGACGACGAGGGCGAGGACCGCGACGACGCCGACGTGTTCACCGTCAACGGCACGGCCTTCCGCGACACCGACGGGGGCCCCGCCCCCTGGCAGAACACCGGTGAGCAGGCCGCGGCCGACCGCGAGACGGTCTCCGCCAACGCCGCCGCCGCGGTCGGCGAGGGCGCGACCACCGTGGACGTCGAGCGCCAGGACGAGGACGGCTGGGACGGCTGGGAGGCCGAGGTGCGCGGCGCCGACGGCCAGGAGTACGACGTCATCCTCGACGCCGCGGGCGAGGCCGTGGACGTGCGCGCCGAGGACTGA
- a CDS encoding glycoside hydrolase family 9 protein — protein sequence MSPARRNRAAALGAAAALGTSLLVASPAQADDEPVEQITNGDFSDGTTGWWATEGIDLAVSEDGALCVAVPGGTSDPWDQIVGQNDIPLVAEESYSLTFTASGADGLPVRALVQEPVDPWRTELDERPVLTPTATGYEYVFTASAEMADAQLAFQIGGAEEDWTFCLDDVSLLGGAEPPVYEPDTGPRVRVNQVGYLPQGPKNATVVTDAEEALPWRLADAGGAVVAEGDTVPYGLDESSGQNVHTVDFSGFTGTGEGYTLTADGETSHPFGITADPYAALATDALDFYYTQRSGIEILDELAPGYGREAGHAGVEPNQGDTDVTCHPSAPCDYSLDVSGGWYDAGDHGKYVVNGGISVHQLMSVYERAHTAPTGDPARVADSTLSVPERDNGVPDVLDEARWEMEFLLSMRVPEGEELAGMAHHKVHDERWTGLPLLPSEDPQPRYLHPPTTAATLNLAATAAQCSRVFAPYDADFAATCLEAAETAWDAAVAEPERYATVGGEGGGAYDDDNVADEFYWAAAELYLATGHGDYEEAVVSSELHTADVFTSAGFDWRWTAPLGRLQLATVPSGLDGRDEVRASVVEGAEQYLADVSEHPYGLAYDPEGGVFAWGSNNLVLNNMVVMASAYDIGGDTRFRDAVLEGMDYILGRNALNQSYVTGYGENDAVNQHSRWYAHQLDPRLPNPPEGTLSGGPNSDTGTWDPVAQSNLDGCAPQFCYIDHIDSWATNELTINWNSTLAWVSGFVADQGDASLPAGSSCEVDYVVHGEWHDRFNTQVTVRNTGDEPVNGWKLVWSFPGGQTVERHWSSALEQAGHAVTAVNADWNGTIEPGDEVTFGFIGTLASGANAVPARFALNGSVCS from the coding sequence TTGAGTCCGGCACGAAGAAACCGCGCGGCGGCGCTCGGCGCCGCAGCCGCACTCGGCACGAGTCTCCTCGTCGCCTCCCCCGCCCAGGCCGACGACGAACCGGTCGAGCAGATCACCAACGGCGACTTCTCCGACGGCACCACCGGCTGGTGGGCGACCGAGGGGATCGACCTCGCCGTCAGCGAGGACGGAGCCCTGTGCGTCGCGGTCCCCGGCGGCACCAGCGACCCGTGGGACCAGATCGTCGGCCAGAACGACATCCCCCTCGTGGCGGAGGAGTCCTACTCCCTCACGTTCACCGCCTCCGGCGCCGACGGCCTGCCCGTCCGCGCGCTGGTCCAGGAGCCCGTCGACCCCTGGCGCACCGAACTGGACGAGCGCCCCGTGCTCACGCCGACGGCGACCGGCTACGAGTACGTCTTCACCGCGTCGGCCGAGATGGCCGACGCCCAGCTCGCCTTCCAGATCGGCGGGGCCGAGGAGGACTGGACGTTCTGCCTGGACGACGTGTCGCTGCTCGGCGGCGCCGAACCACCGGTCTACGAACCCGACACCGGCCCGCGCGTCCGCGTCAACCAGGTCGGCTACCTCCCGCAGGGCCCCAAGAACGCCACCGTGGTCACCGACGCCGAGGAGGCCCTGCCCTGGCGGCTGGCCGACGCCGGGGGCGCGGTCGTGGCCGAGGGCGACACCGTGCCGTACGGCCTGGACGAGTCCTCCGGGCAGAACGTGCACACCGTCGACTTCAGCGGCTTCACCGGGACGGGCGAGGGCTACACCCTGACCGCCGACGGCGAGACCAGCCACCCCTTCGGCATCACCGCCGACCCCTACGCCGCCCTGGCCACGGACGCACTGGACTTCTACTACACCCAGCGCAGCGGTATCGAGATCCTCGACGAACTCGCCCCCGGGTACGGGCGCGAGGCCGGGCACGCGGGCGTGGAGCCCAACCAGGGCGACACCGACGTCACCTGCCACCCCTCAGCCCCGTGCGACTACTCGCTCGACGTGTCCGGCGGCTGGTACGACGCGGGCGACCACGGCAAGTACGTGGTGAACGGCGGCATCTCCGTCCACCAGCTGATGAGCGTCTACGAGCGCGCGCACACCGCGCCCACCGGCGACCCCGCCCGGGTCGCCGACTCCACCCTGTCCGTCCCCGAGCGGGACAACGGCGTGCCGGACGTCCTGGACGAGGCCCGCTGGGAGATGGAGTTCCTGCTGTCCATGCGGGTCCCCGAGGGCGAGGAGCTCGCGGGGATGGCCCACCACAAGGTCCACGACGAGCGCTGGACCGGCCTGCCCCTGCTGCCCTCCGAGGACCCCCAGCCCCGCTACCTGCACCCGCCGACGACGGCGGCCACACTGAACCTGGCCGCGACCGCCGCCCAGTGCTCCCGCGTGTTCGCCCCCTACGACGCCGACTTCGCCGCGACCTGCCTGGAGGCGGCCGAGACCGCCTGGGACGCCGCGGTGGCCGAACCCGAGCGCTACGCGACCGTCGGCGGCGAGGGCGGCGGCGCCTACGACGACGACAACGTGGCCGACGAGTTCTACTGGGCCGCCGCGGAGCTGTACCTGGCCACCGGGCACGGGGACTACGAGGAGGCGGTGGTCTCGTCCGAGCTGCACACCGCCGACGTGTTCACCTCCGCCGGGTTCGACTGGCGCTGGACCGCCCCCCTGGGCCGCCTCCAGCTCGCCACCGTGCCGAGCGGGCTCGACGGGCGCGACGAGGTCCGCGCCTCCGTCGTGGAGGGGGCCGAGCAGTACCTGGCCGACGTCTCGGAGCACCCCTACGGGCTGGCCTACGACCCCGAGGGCGGGGTCTTCGCCTGGGGCTCCAACAACCTCGTGCTCAACAACATGGTGGTGATGGCCAGCGCCTACGACATCGGCGGCGACACGCGCTTCCGCGACGCGGTCCTGGAGGGCATGGACTACATCCTGGGACGCAACGCCCTCAACCAGTCGTACGTGACCGGGTACGGCGAGAACGACGCGGTCAACCAGCACAGCCGCTGGTACGCCCACCAGCTCGACCCGCGCCTGCCCAACCCGCCCGAGGGCACCCTGTCCGGCGGACCCAACTCCGACACCGGCACCTGGGACCCGGTCGCCCAGTCCAACCTGGACGGGTGCGCCCCCCAGTTCTGCTACATCGACCACATCGACTCGTGGGCGACCAACGAGCTGACCATCAACTGGAACTCCACGCTGGCCTGGGTGTCCGGGTTCGTCGCCGACCAGGGCGACGCCTCCCTGCCCGCCGGCTCCTCCTGCGAGGTGGACTACGTGGTCCACGGCGAGTGGCACGACCGCTTCAACACCCAGGTGACCGTCCGCAACACGGGTGACGAGCCCGTGAACGGCTGGAAGCTGGTGTGGTCCTTCCCCGGCGGCCAGACCGTGGAGCGCCACTGGAGCAGCGCGCTGGAGCAGGCCGGGCACGCGGTGACCGCCGTGAACGCGGACTGGAACGGGACCATCGAGCCCGGCGACGAGGTGACGTTCGGCTTCATCGGCACCCTGGCGTCCGGGGCGAACGCCGTGCCCGCGAGGTTCGCCCTCAACGGTTCGGTCTGTAGCTGA
- a CDS encoding response regulator transcription factor, with translation MAILVVEDEEGIVSFVRRGLETAGYQVLTAADGIDGLTMALSSDVDLVVLDLGLPGIPGEEVLRRLRARRPSVPVIVLTAKDAVSDRVANLDAGADDYMVKPFSVSELLARVRARLRGGGQERGDVLAAGGVVLDLGARTASVEGRTVNLSAREFALLEVLIRHPTQVFSRPQLLDRVWGYDFDGASNVVEVYVSQLRRKLGSERIQTVRGAGYRLGDGAR, from the coding sequence TTGGCGATTCTGGTGGTGGAGGACGAGGAGGGGATCGTCTCCTTCGTGCGGCGCGGGCTGGAGACGGCCGGTTACCAGGTGCTCACCGCAGCCGACGGGATCGACGGGCTGACGATGGCCCTGTCGTCGGACGTCGATCTCGTCGTCTTGGACCTGGGGCTGCCGGGGATCCCGGGTGAGGAGGTGCTGCGGCGGCTGCGCGCGCGCCGCCCCTCGGTGCCGGTGATCGTGCTCACCGCCAAGGACGCCGTGAGCGACCGGGTCGCCAACCTCGACGCCGGGGCCGACGACTACATGGTCAAGCCGTTCAGCGTGAGCGAGCTGCTGGCCCGCGTGCGGGCCCGGCTGCGCGGCGGCGGCCAGGAACGCGGCGACGTGCTGGCCGCGGGCGGTGTGGTGCTCGACCTCGGGGCGCGCACCGCCTCGGTGGAGGGTCGCACCGTCAACCTGTCGGCACGTGAGTTCGCGCTGCTGGAGGTGCTCATCCGCCATCCGACGCAGGTCTTCTCCCGGCCCCAGCTGCTGGACCGGGTCTGGGGCTACGACTTCGACGGCGCCTCCAACGTGGTGGAGGTCTACGTCAGCCAGCTGCGCCGCAAGCTCGGCAGCGAGCGCATCCAGACGGTCCGCGGCGCCGGGTACCGGCTCGGGGACGGCGCACGGTGA
- a CDS encoding cytochrome P450 family protein yields the protein MVVRALTGHDVIMEALAHPGVRKEARHWRAWAQGEIPMDWPLISWVAPDNMLTADGDRHRRLRTLVSQAFTPRRVEELRPRITEITAELLDGLAAAGPGPVDLKAALSLPLPMTVISELFGVGAEHRGTLHTLMHRVFDATTTPEVAARTNADMQAFLAELAERKSREPGDDLTSALLQARAEGDERLSHTELVWTLILMIGAGYETTMNLITNAVHALLTHRDQLELVRSGGAFWADAVEETLRWDASIQYLPLRYTAEDVTLAGTRVPAGEALLMGFGAAGRDPGRHGEDAHAFDLRREQRGHLAFSHGPHFCLGAGLARLEGVTALEALFTRFPDLRLAEGAEVEQAPSIVASGRAALPVVWG from the coding sequence GTGGTTGTTCGGGCGCTGACCGGCCACGACGTCATCATGGAGGCCCTCGCCCACCCCGGCGTGCGCAAGGAGGCGCGGCACTGGCGGGCGTGGGCGCAGGGCGAGATCCCCATGGACTGGCCGCTGATCTCCTGGGTGGCCCCGGACAACATGCTCACCGCGGACGGCGACCGCCACCGGCGCCTGCGGACCCTGGTCTCACAGGCGTTCACCCCGCGCCGGGTGGAGGAGCTGCGCCCGAGGATCACCGAGATCACCGCCGAACTGCTCGACGGCCTCGCCGCCGCCGGGCCGGGACCGGTGGACCTCAAGGCGGCGCTGTCGCTGCCGCTGCCCATGACGGTCATCTCCGAGCTGTTCGGGGTCGGGGCGGAGCACCGCGGCACCCTCCACACCCTGATGCACCGGGTCTTCGACGCGACCACCACCCCGGAGGTGGCGGCACGGACCAACGCCGACATGCAGGCCTTCCTGGCGGAGCTGGCCGAGCGCAAGTCCCGTGAGCCGGGCGACGACCTCACCAGCGCGCTGCTCCAGGCGCGGGCGGAGGGCGACGAGCGGCTCTCCCACACCGAACTGGTGTGGACGCTGATCCTCATGATCGGCGCGGGCTACGAGACCACGATGAACCTCATCACCAACGCCGTGCACGCGCTGCTCACCCACCGGGACCAGCTGGAGCTGGTGCGGTCCGGCGGCGCCTTCTGGGCCGACGCGGTCGAGGAGACCCTGCGCTGGGACGCCAGCATCCAGTACCTGCCGCTGCGCTACACGGCCGAGGACGTCACCCTGGCGGGCACGCGCGTGCCCGCGGGGGAGGCGCTGCTCATGGGCTTCGGCGCGGCGGGGCGCGACCCGGGGCGCCACGGCGAGGACGCGCACGCCTTCGACCTGCGGAGGGAGCAGCGGGGGCACCTGGCCTTCTCGCACGGTCCGCACTTCTGCCTGGGCGCGGGGCTGGCCCGGCTGGAGGGCGTGACCGCGCTGGAGGCGCTCTTCACGCGCTTCCCGGACCTGCGCCTGGCCGAGGGGGCGGAGGTGGAGCAGGCCCCGTCCATCGTGGCGAGCGGTCGGGCCGCGCTCCCCGTCGTCTGGGGCTGA
- a CDS encoding cytochrome P450 family protein produces MASRCPYAELHAPEFHADPHDVYARMTKEHGSVFPAEISPGISAWVVADYALITAWCRDSRTFRRDSRLWLDWSEGRVPDDAPVAAMMAYRPNLLFADDDAHARLKRSVVDSLGRVPESRVGESTRRHADSLIDAFVERGSAELVSEYARLLPLLVLCDLFGFSREVGERVLTSLVDLWDGNDVVRANAEYERALSDAISHKHASPGEDITTWLLQHRAGLTDEEMLHQLVVTIGAGAEPTANLIAAATHTILTDPEVSRALNGALVGIDEVVEQVLWREPPITNYPVLYPVRDVEISGGRVIRKGEPILLGYAAAHSAMAENGPDIEHVTRAHLAFGVGPHRCPAHGFAQAMAQVGVEVLTRRLRGLRVTDPAPRWRVSPFARALAELPVEFPPDSPKGTPPWQQTSPSSTPTTSTDRQPDSATAAPSSRLRSLVAWLFGR; encoded by the coding sequence TTGGCTTCCCGCTGCCCCTACGCCGAACTCCACGCCCCCGAGTTCCACGCCGACCCGCACGACGTCTACGCGCGGATGACCAAGGAACACGGCTCCGTCTTCCCCGCCGAGATCTCCCCAGGGATCAGCGCCTGGGTGGTCGCCGACTACGCCCTCATCACGGCCTGGTGCAGGGACAGCCGCACCTTCCGGCGCGACTCCCGGCTCTGGCTCGACTGGTCCGAGGGGCGCGTCCCCGACGACGCCCCCGTGGCCGCGATGATGGCCTACCGCCCCAACCTGCTCTTCGCCGACGACGACGCCCACGCCCGCCTCAAGCGGTCGGTGGTCGACTCCCTGGGCCGAGTGCCCGAGAGCCGTGTCGGCGAGAGCACCCGCCGCCACGCCGACAGCCTCATCGACGCCTTCGTCGAACGCGGCAGCGCGGAGCTGGTGTCCGAGTACGCCCGCCTGCTGCCGCTGCTGGTGCTCTGCGACCTGTTCGGCTTCTCGCGCGAGGTCGGCGAGCGCGTCCTGACCTCGCTCGTGGACCTGTGGGACGGCAACGACGTCGTGCGCGCCAACGCCGAGTACGAGCGCGCCCTGTCCGACGCCATCTCGCACAAGCACGCGTCGCCGGGGGAGGACATCACCACCTGGCTGCTCCAGCACCGGGCGGGGCTCACCGACGAGGAGATGCTGCACCAGCTCGTCGTGACCATCGGCGCCGGCGCCGAGCCGACCGCCAACCTCATCGCGGCCGCCACGCACACGATCCTCACCGACCCCGAGGTGAGCCGGGCCCTCAACGGCGCCCTCGTCGGGATCGACGAGGTGGTCGAGCAGGTCCTGTGGCGCGAGCCGCCCATCACCAACTACCCGGTCCTCTACCCGGTGCGCGACGTGGAGATCAGCGGCGGACGGGTCATCCGCAAGGGCGAGCCCATCCTCCTCGGCTACGCCGCGGCCCACAGCGCGATGGCCGAGAACGGACCCGACATCGAGCACGTCACCCGCGCCCACCTGGCCTTCGGGGTCGGTCCGCACCGCTGCCCGGCCCACGGGTTCGCCCAGGCCATGGCCCAGGTCGGCGTGGAGGTCCTCACCAGGCGCCTGCGCGGCCTGCGCGTGACCGACCCGGCCCCGCGCTGGCGCGTCTCCCCGTTCGCGCGGGCCCTGGCCGAACTCCCCGTGGAATTTCCGCCCGACTCCCCGAAGGGAACACCGCCATGGCAGCAGACATCCCCGTCCTCCACCCCTACGACCTCCACCGACAGACAGCCGGACTCCGCGACCGCGGCCCCGTCGTCGAGGTTGAGATCACTGGTGGCGTGGTTGTTCGGGCGCTGA
- a CDS encoding NAD(P)H oxidoreductase: MNQEPFAASETSEPLTPTGRTALVVFAHHRPDSLTAAVAARAAARLEAAGYRVDLLDLHAEGFDPRNSEADEPDYGNRDKVYSDEVHAHIRRVHAAELIVPVFPVWWYGLPALLKGWIDRVWNYGLAYGRSRSPMAGKRMLWLGLAGLAEGEQNADLVLDLLDGPLRRGISEYCGIFDVHTAALFDSEAQGLSGVARERHYQKLFAEAEAAVDKLVAG, encoded by the coding sequence ATGAACCAAGAGCCCTTCGCAGCTTCCGAGACCTCCGAGCCCCTCACGCCGACCGGACGCACCGCCCTGGTCGTGTTCGCCCACCACCGTCCGGACTCCCTGACCGCCGCCGTGGCCGCACGGGCCGCGGCGCGCCTGGAGGCGGCCGGGTACCGCGTCGACCTGCTCGACCTGCACGCCGAGGGGTTCGACCCCCGCAACAGCGAGGCCGACGAGCCCGACTACGGCAACCGGGACAAGGTCTACTCCGACGAGGTGCACGCCCACATCCGCCGCGTCCACGCCGCCGAACTCATCGTCCCCGTCTTCCCCGTGTGGTGGTACGGGCTGCCGGCCCTGCTCAAGGGCTGGATCGACCGCGTGTGGAACTACGGCCTCGCGTACGGCCGCAGCAGGTCCCCCATGGCGGGCAAGCGGATGCTGTGGCTGGGCCTGGCGGGGCTCGCCGAGGGGGAGCAGAACGCGGACCTGGTGCTCGACCTGCTCGACGGACCCCTGCGCCGGGGGATCTCGGAGTACTGCGGGATCTTCGACGTCCACACGGCCGCGCTGTTCGACAGCGAGGCCCAGGGCCTGTCCGGTGTGGCCCGGGAGCGCCACTACCAGAAGCTGTTCGCCGAGGCCGAGGCGGCGGTCGACAAGCTCGTCGCCGGATGA
- a CDS encoding sensor histidine kinase, producing MSLTGRVVLRSLLVMALVIGGVALLTYELVRVSGLADIDHLLREESALVGDALDGRLPAAAGLDGVVSGPEAERAARQALAVRPSGARHVTLVTVNDVRLQSTGGPSRVAGLMRGGDAPGPEPGTLRTLDTDAGPLRVLDTRVVDDAGDTLAVVTVAAPLDSTRDAAATVLLWAGLAGVIGVVGGGVVLWLVVRRTLGPVREVSDAAKAISPADLATRVPVPATRDEIAELATEINQMLTRIEQADSNRRRYLAAISHEVRTPLSVAEGHLELLGTAEAAVVRAELGRLRRVLEDLMAVARGGDEIDVRVEAVFLPDLFHDVRARLDALPHADAVTLEEPPPDVLLGDQSRLEQCLANLTANAVDHNPPGTRATVTARGGEDTITLTVTDDGPGISAEVLPHVFEPFVTTRTTGSGRTSGLGLSVVRSLVEAQGGEVGIDSGPSGTVVTITLPRATP from the coding sequence GTGAGCCTCACCGGCCGGGTGGTCCTGCGGTCGCTGCTGGTCATGGCCCTGGTCATCGGCGGTGTCGCCCTGCTCACCTACGAACTGGTGCGCGTGTCGGGCCTGGCCGACATCGACCACCTGCTGCGCGAGGAGTCGGCGCTGGTCGGCGACGCCCTCGACGGGCGGCTGCCCGCCGCCGCCGGACTCGACGGCGTGGTCTCGGGCCCGGAGGCCGAGCGCGCCGCCCGCCAGGCGCTCGCCGTACGCCCCAGCGGAGCCCGCCACGTGACGCTGGTGACCGTCAACGACGTGCGGTTGCAGAGCACCGGGGGCCCCTCGCGCGTCGCGGGCCTCATGCGCGGCGGCGACGCCCCCGGGCCCGAACCCGGGACCCTGCGCACGCTCGACACCGACGCGGGCCCGCTCCGGGTGCTCGACACCCGGGTCGTGGACGACGCCGGTGACACCCTGGCCGTGGTCACCGTCGCCGCCCCGCTCGACTCCACCCGGGACGCGGCGGCCACCGTCCTGCTGTGGGCCGGTCTCGCCGGGGTGATCGGCGTGGTCGGCGGAGGGGTCGTGCTGTGGCTGGTCGTGCGGCGCACCCTGGGTCCCGTGCGGGAGGTCTCCGACGCCGCCAAGGCCATCTCGCCGGCCGACCTCGCCACCCGCGTCCCGGTGCCCGCCACCCGCGACGAGATCGCCGAACTGGCCACCGAGATCAACCAGATGCTGACCCGCATCGAGCAGGCCGACAGCAACCGGCGCCGGTACCTGGCCGCGATCTCCCACGAGGTGCGCACCCCTCTCTCCGTCGCCGAGGGGCACCTGGAACTGCTGGGCACCGCGGAGGCGGCGGTGGTGCGCGCCGAACTCGGCCGCCTGCGCCGTGTGCTGGAGGACCTCATGGCGGTGGCCCGCGGCGGCGACGAGATCGACGTCCGCGTCGAGGCCGTGTTCCTGCCCGACCTGTTCCACGACGTGCGGGCCCGGCTCGACGCCCTGCCGCACGCCGACGCCGTCACCCTGGAGGAGCCGCCGCCGGACGTCCTGCTCGGCGACCAGTCACGCCTGGAGCAGTGCCTGGCCAACCTCACCGCCAACGCCGTCGACCACAACCCGCCCGGCACCCGCGCCACCGTGACCGCCCGCGGAGGCGAGGACACGATCACCCTCACCGTGACCGACGACGGCCCGGGGATCAGCGCCGAGGTGCTCCCCCACGTGTTCGAACCGTTCGTCACCACGCGCACCACCGGATCGGGGCGCACCTCGGGGCTCGGCCTGTCGGTCGTGCGCTCCCTGGTCGAGGCCCAGGGCGGTGAGGTGGGCATCGACAGCGGCCCCTCCGGCACCGTCGTCACGATCACCCTCCCGCGTGCCACGCCCTGA